The genomic segment TTAAAATATCTCGCCCCATAAGGACATGCAACGGCACAATAACGGCAACCTATACAAACCTCATGGTCAACGAGTACAATACCGTCTTCGTTCTTATAAGATGCCCCTGTAGGACAAACCTTTACACAAGTAGGGTGTTCACAGTGAAAACATGGTCTTGGCCAAAAATTTCTTTTAGTAAACGGATAATTCTTTTCTTCTTTAAATAATACTTCATTCCAGAAAATTTTTCTTCCTGTTTTACCTGAATAGTCGACCGGCGTATTGTTCTCTACCTTGCAAGCAACCGTGCAAGATTCACACCCTATACATCTTCGCAGGTCAATGACCATAGCATACTTTTTTGTCCCAAGTTCAGGCATAACATCTTCGGCATGAACTTTAACCAATAAACTTTCCAATGTTGCCAGAGCAATACCTGTACCTGCTATTTTAAGAAATTCCTTTTTAGAAAATTTCTTCTCAAATAGTTTTTCCATATATTTAAACCCCCTAATTCAGGGAAATATTTACTGTTATTTTTTTAGAATAACTTTCCCGTAAAGTAAAGTTACTTTCCTAACAGCAAAACATGTCGCTTCGGAAGATATTGTTGCTCCACTAATAGCCCGTATATCTTTTCCAATTATACAAGTGTCATTGCTATCCTTACCTACAAACTGATCTAAAAAACTATGACGGGCAATAGGACGACCTCTTTTTTCTGAATATGACATTACTGCCAAGTTTTTAACCTTTCCGTTAGACGGATCTAATGCTATAATATACTTCACAGGACCCCATTTTCCCGGTTGTTCTTCAATTATCGCCACTCCTGTTTTTTGTCCTTTCTTAATACAATAATAAAAATCATATTCTGTTTTCTCTTTTACGCTTCCTCCAATACTATGTCCTTTTGAAGAATGGACTAACTCACCGCCCAAACTTTTCTTGATACTGCTTATTTCATCAGAAGTTAATACATGGTTTTCGGTTTCTATTTTGTCCGCACCCGGAAACATTTCTTTTAACGCCTGCTCCTGATTAAGAAGTTCCAATGAAAAACAATTTTTAGAAATTGCAACAATGCTAAAAAACAATATTGTTATTACTATTATTTTAATCTTCATTTTAAATTTCCTCCTTATTTTTTTATAATCTTAAGATTTTCTTTCAGACCGGATGAATACAGAATTTTATTCTCCGTGGTCACCATTATTGCTTCTGCTATAGATGTTTTTTCCACAATATCCATTCCTTTTTCACCTATTACAAAAAGCGCTGTTGACCATGCATCCGCTAATGTCGGATTAGGAGAAATTACAGTAACACTCATTAATCCTCTTGCAGGATAACCGGTTTTAGGGTCAAGTATGTGGTGATATCTTACACCGTCTTTTTCAAAGAACCTTTCATAATCACCGGAGGTAGCCATAGATAACTCCGACACTTCAAGAATACCCATAACACCTTCGCCCCTAGGGTTCCTAACTCCTACTTTCCACGGCTTATCTTTCAATTTACCTATCGCATAAATATCACCTCCTGCATCTATTAACGCCGATTTTACCCCTGCATTTTTAAGCACTTTAAGTGCTTCCTCCACTGCATAACCTTTTGCAATTGCTCCAAGATCAATTTTAATATATTTTTTAATTTTTATTAACTTACCATCTTTTATTAAAAGATTTTTATACCCTATTTTCTTTAAACATTCGGCAATATCTTTTGCTGCAGGTACATGCATATCTTTATCGTAAAAACCCCATAACTTTACCAGAGGATATACCGTAATATCAAAACTACCATTGCTTTGTTCGCTAACCTGCTGGCATATCTTTATTAAACCAACTATTTCGGGGTCTGAAATAGGAACATCGTTATTATTAAATTCATAAATAGGACTTTTAGGATTTAACGCATTAAATTTCCTGTCAATTTCTTCTATCCTATCAAGTGCCTTATCAATAATTTTAAGTACCTCCGTATTTCCCGGAACCTGTATAGCACAGTAAGTATCCATCAGAAAACGTGTTTGTTTTTGTATCTTTTCTTTATTAAAAAAATTCTTCCAAAGAAAAACTAACGCAAAAAACACAATAAATGTACCTAAAATACCATATGTTAATCTTTTGATTTTCATTTAGATATCTCCGCACTACAAATCTGTGTAAGGCGGGAACTAAATCCCCGCCTTACACAATTTTATTTTCTAATATTAAATTAGAAAGTTGTCCTCCAACCAAGAACTACACGGCTATACTTAAGTTTCGCAGAATCATCATCTCTTTTGTTGTTAGTAAAGTTTGTCTGAAGAAATACAATTGACTCCGGAGAAGCGTAAAAATTAAGTATCGGCGATATGTTACTATATGTTTCACCTACCTTGGTCTGTTTAGAAGAAGTTGTTCCTGCTATTGTTTTGTCAGCACTGGTAAAATTATAATCATATTGTGCATAACTCAACAATATCCGCACCCATGGATAAATTCTATACGCAACTTTTGCATAGTAACCCCACGGCTTAAGGTCACCGTATCCTTTTGAAAGGTCGGTTTTAACAGTGTTATCATAAAGTTCTTTATTTTCCCAGATGCCTCCCATATATTCACTTCTAAACATAAACTTTCCTTTTTCAAAACCAAGTCCGCCTGACCATCTGTTCACATCATATTTATCAGCCGCATCCCATTTATAAGTAAAAAAAGAACCCATAATTTTGAAGTTACCTATTTCAGGAGCAACATGAACCATTATTCCTTTGTTATTGTTATTATCACCATATGTAGCGCCACCATTAACAATATAAAGATAAGCGGGAAGAGAAACCGCTCCTAACCCGAAATCTTTTAATTCAAAGTTCTTATAAAGTTCAATTCCACCTTCATCAGATGAACCTAAATAACCGTTAGCACTTGCATAGTTGGCATGGTATTCTTCTCCATAAAATAATTGCGCACCGTAATCCTCGGTAAATATGGGCCTTAAAATACCAGCTGTTAGTTCTACTTGATAAGGTAACTTCGCAGTTATCTGTGCTCTGACAAAACCAATACTTGGTGTAATACCGGCAGTCGGATCTTTCAATTGTGAACCTATCGCTGTTCCCAATTTAGGCGTAGCACTGGTAGATGCACTTATTTTCGGCTCTATATCAAGCGAGAGTTTATCCGTCAATTCCCGGCTGATAAAAATATATAAACTACTGAACCCGAATTGAGAAATCTGGTTTCTCTTAACATCATTGCTTTTCCCGGAAGATACATCATAAAGATAAAACTTTAGATCCCCGCCGATTTTTCCTTCGCCTGCTTGGAGCGAAGGAACTAAACCAACCATCAAACAGCAAATCGCTGTTAAAAACAAAAATTTTCTTGACATCTTTCCCCTCCTTTTATTTTTTTTCACTTGTATTATTTTGATACAAGCTTTTTTACTACACTAAACTTCTTTCACCTCCTTTGTTTTATTTTCTTATTCTCTTCATTTGTCTTAGAAACTCATTCCGGCACTCATCTGAATTCTTGAAAGATTCTCAATTTTATCACCATATGTGGCTACATTAGTAGAAGTAGCGTTATATCCTGAAAGCGGGGTGTATTGATACTCAATTTTATATTTTAATGACAGATCCGGCATAAAAGTTATAGCTGTTGCTATACGAGACATTTTATCGAAGGTATGCATATCATCAACTTTTGTCCTTGCGCCTTCAAGCACACTGTACATAGCTGCAAACTCAAATTTCTTTGCCGCCTCCGACTCTTTGAATATCAAATCAAACGGGAAGTCAAATTGGGTATACCAACCTTTTTTTGTATATTTCTTTTTGGTTCCGAGTGTATAAAAATCTTCCGGGCTTGTCATTCCAGGAACACTATCAATCCACTCAATAGGATTTTGAGCATACTCAAACCGCAGGTTAGCTTTACTCAATGGAACATAAAGGTCCGCTCCGGAGACTGTATTGGATAATTGGCTTTTTTCATCATATTTACCGGTAAAGTAAGAAGCCCCAACAGTAAAAATATCAGCCATAGAGTAGGTAATTCTTGTCCCAACCTGTTTATTCTTACTAAGATCGTCATGTGGAGGTACCTCGGTTTCCCACTCCACGTTTAGTCTACTCATCTCAGGGGCATCAAAATGATCCTCTTCGTAATGCATTCCATTTACCATATATACTCCGTACCATAGTTGATCTTTCTCTCTCAAAGATTTAATTCCAAAAAGCAATATTCCGGTATCAAAGTATGGTGTCATAAAAATCGGTTGCGGACCACCATTAAGTTGCATATCTTCCTGATCGTGGTCAACATACATCAAAGGACGGGAAATAGTCTTAAGGTCAACCGGATTGGCATAATTTTCATTGAAATACCCAAATGGCACAAAAAATCTTCCGATGCGAATAGTGACCGGATTATCATCTGATTTTTTCGACAGATATGGGGTATAATCAACAAAAGCGTTCCAAACCGTGGCTGGATGAGCTTCAACAATGCATATCATAGATTCTGCCTTTACTTTATCCGAAA from the Elusimicrobiota bacterium genome contains:
- a CDS encoding 4Fe-4S dicluster domain-containing protein, giving the protein MEKLFEKKFSKKEFLKIAGTGIALATLESLLVKVHAEDVMPELGTKKYAMVIDLRRCIGCESCTVACKVENNTPVDYSGKTGRKIFWNEVLFKEEKNYPFTKRNFWPRPCFHCEHPTCVKVCPTGASYKNEDGIVLVDHEVCIGCRYCAVACPYGARYFNWSKPHWPKEREGTFNPEVEMRYTGIVEKCTFCLHRINKVVEQADKERRDPKDEEFVHLPACAQTCMSKARYFGDLNDPESKVSKLVRSGRAYRLEEQLGNEPKVFYLKEA
- a CDS encoding FMN-binding protein, which translates into the protein MKIKIIVITILFFSIVAISKNCFSLELLNQEQALKEMFPGADKIETENHVLTSDEISSIKKSLGGELVHSSKGHSIGGSVKEKTEYDFYYCIKKGQKTGVAIIEEQPGKWGPVKYIIALDPSNGKVKNLAVMSYSEKRGRPIARHSFLDQFVGKDSNDTCIIGKDIRAISGATISSEATCFAVRKVTLLYGKVILKK
- a CDS encoding FAD:protein FMN transferase yields the protein MKIKRLTYGILGTFIVFFALVFLWKNFFNKEKIQKQTRFLMDTYCAIQVPGNTEVLKIIDKALDRIEEIDRKFNALNPKSPIYEFNNNDVPISDPEIVGLIKICQQVSEQSNGSFDITVYPLVKLWGFYDKDMHVPAAKDIAECLKKIGYKNLLIKDGKLIKIKKYIKIDLGAIAKGYAVEEALKVLKNAGVKSALIDAGGDIYAIGKLKDKPWKVGVRNPRGEGVMGILEVSELSMATSGDYERFFEKDGVRYHHILDPKTGYPARGLMSVTVISPNPTLADAWSTALFVIGEKGMDIVEKTSIAEAIMVTTENKILYSSGLKENLKIIKK